In Candidatus Vicinibacter proximus, the following are encoded in one genomic region:
- the panB gene encoding 3-methyl-2-oxobutanoate hydroxymethyltransferase, with the protein MSVHKEIRKITTRTLQEMKAAGEKIAMLTAYDFTMAKILDEAGIDVLLVGDSASNVMAGHETTLPITLDQMIYHAQSVVRGVTRALVIVDLPFGSYQGNSKRALESSIRIMKESGAHGVKLEGGSEVADSIKRILTAGIPVMGHLGLTPQSIYKFGTYNVRAKEDQEAEKLKHDARVLERAGCFSLVLEKIPASLANEVSLSLSIPTIGIGAGNGVDGQVLVIHDMLGLNKEFNPRFLRRYSNLAENIHHAVTQYSADVKSKDFPNDKEQY; encoded by the coding sequence ATGTCTGTACATAAAGAAATCAGGAAAATAACGACCAGAACTCTTCAGGAAATGAAAGCTGCCGGTGAAAAAATCGCCATGCTTACCGCATATGATTTTACGATGGCTAAAATCCTTGATGAGGCTGGAATTGATGTTTTGCTAGTAGGTGACTCCGCCTCTAACGTGATGGCAGGACATGAGACAACACTTCCAATCACTCTAGATCAAATGATTTATCATGCACAATCTGTTGTCAGAGGAGTGACAAGAGCATTAGTAATAGTAGATTTGCCATTTGGATCTTACCAGGGTAATTCCAAACGTGCTCTGGAATCATCTATTCGGATAATGAAAGAAAGTGGTGCACATGGGGTGAAATTAGAGGGAGGCTCAGAAGTCGCCGACTCAATTAAACGGATACTTACCGCCGGAATTCCGGTAATGGGACACCTTGGCCTTACCCCACAATCAATATATAAATTTGGAACCTACAATGTAAGGGCTAAAGAAGATCAAGAAGCTGAAAAGCTCAAACACGATGCCAGAGTATTGGAAAGAGCCGGCTGTTTCAGCCTGGTACTTGAAAAAATACCTGCCTCCCTGGCGAATGAAGTAAGTCTTTCGCTCTCCATTCCCACAATTGGTATTGGTGCGGGCAATGGGGTCGATGGTCAGGTCTTAGTAATACACGATATGCTTGGATTAAACAAAGAATTCAATCCTCGTTTTTTAAGAAGATATTCAAATCTTGCAGAGAACATCCATCATGCTGTCACTCAATATTCAGCTGATGTCAAATCCAAAGACTTTCCAAACGATAAAGAACAATATTAA
- the tilS gene encoding tRNA lysidine(34) synthetase TilS, with product MNSIDLECLVYSKLADYQENKLLLAVSGGVDSMVLASILRKKNFKIGLAHCNYHLRGNDSNLDQKLIEDWAKNNQISLHIKSCPIPKNSSNIQNTARELRFSYFDDIKRDFGYQFLITAHHMEDMIEGFFLNLIRGAGIKGLNTMPVSYKNSLKPLENLNKDDLYNYAETNQILFREDISNMEDKYARNLIRHQVIPVFKSINPAFLKTTNRSLKLLGELDVLLDYYRTIWKSKNVQFSNTFTKINFCLNEEDYFLHEYLAENGFHYNEIQDIKANLGSPGKQFKSRTDQTLYIDRGCLYIVKVNTADSFEEIVIPDEKENFINKNGICVNIKLFSVDNFDLRVMVKNPLIIYVDFDKIKFPLVIRHWTKGDKMSPYGMQGKKKKVKKILADNKSISAFKKQELVLTSGDEIYWLVGHTIAHEIRVTELTKKIMEISILKEN from the coding sequence TTGAATTCTATCGATTTGGAGTGTTTGGTCTATTCGAAACTTGCTGACTACCAAGAGAACAAATTATTATTGGCAGTAAGTGGAGGAGTTGATTCAATGGTTCTGGCTTCTATCCTAAGAAAAAAGAATTTTAAAATTGGGCTAGCACATTGTAATTACCATTTACGGGGAAACGATTCAAACTTGGATCAAAAACTAATTGAGGATTGGGCTAAAAACAACCAAATAAGCCTTCATATTAAATCGTGCCCAATTCCAAAAAATTCTTCCAATATACAAAACACTGCACGGGAACTTCGATTTTCATATTTTGATGATATAAAGCGTGATTTTGGCTATCAGTTCCTGATCACTGCCCACCACATGGAAGATATGATTGAAGGTTTTTTTCTAAATCTTATTAGAGGAGCCGGAATAAAAGGACTAAACACAATGCCTGTCTCCTATAAAAATTCTTTAAAACCTTTAGAAAATCTAAATAAAGATGACCTTTATAACTATGCTGAAACAAATCAAATTTTGTTCAGGGAAGATATTTCTAATATGGAGGACAAATATGCGAGAAACCTGATTCGTCATCAGGTAATTCCGGTTTTTAAATCAATCAACCCAGCCTTTCTCAAGACTACCAATAGGAGTTTAAAGTTATTAGGAGAACTAGATGTACTGTTAGATTATTACAGGACTATTTGGAAATCAAAAAATGTACAATTTTCTAATACATTTACTAAAATTAATTTTTGCTTAAATGAAGAAGACTATTTTTTGCATGAATATCTCGCAGAAAATGGATTTCATTACAATGAAATACAAGATATAAAAGCAAATCTTGGTTCTCCAGGTAAGCAGTTTAAATCCAGGACTGACCAAACTCTGTACATTGATCGTGGTTGTCTATATATCGTGAAAGTTAACACCGCGGATAGTTTTGAGGAGATTGTTATTCCTGACGAAAAAGAAAATTTTATAAATAAGAATGGAATTTGCGTAAATATTAAGTTGTTTAGTGTTGACAATTTTGACCTGCGAGTTATGGTGAAAAACCCATTGATCATTTATGTGGATTTCGATAAAATAAAATTTCCATTGGTAATTCGCCATTGGACTAAAGGAGACAAAATGAGTCCTTACGGAATGCAAGGCAAAAAAAAGAAGGTTAAGAAAATTCTTGCTGACAATAAGTCCATTTCAGCTTTTAAAAAACAAGAACTCGTATTGACCTCTGGAGATGAAATATACTGGTTGGTCGGGCATACAATTGCGCATGAAATTAGAGTCACCGAGCTAACTAAAAAAATAATGGAGATCAGTATTCTTAAAGAAAACTAA
- the mltG gene encoding endolytic transglycosylase MltG, translating into MQKRGWLLLSVAALGLIILIGISIFNQAFKNNILYSEIPHEITIRDYESFDQILEKIAIKKILIDTSSFALTAKIMGYAKGKIRPGRYLVKYGLSNYKIIAKLRSGQQDPVQLKINNVRDITQLCSKLSNYISLDSTTLLNKLSDSLYLHSIGYTKEDILCLFIPNTYEMYWNISFDNFIKRMITENEKFWSKENRKSKAAERNLKPNEVYTLASIVEKETTNADEKPTIAGVYLNRLKIGMKLQADPTVVFALGVSGIQRVLLEHLSFKSPFNTYQIEGLPPGPIYMPSVNSIDAVLNSEKHDYIFFCAKPGYDGSHLFATGIDQHYQNARIYQKWLNAEKIR; encoded by the coding sequence ATGCAGAAACGTGGATGGCTGCTGCTTAGTGTAGCAGCCTTGGGGCTGATCATTCTAATAGGGATCAGCATTTTCAATCAGGCTTTCAAAAATAATATCTTATATTCTGAAATACCTCATGAAATAACCATTAGGGATTATGAATCTTTTGATCAAATTCTGGAAAAGATTGCAATCAAAAAAATTTTAATCGACACCTCATCCTTTGCATTAACTGCAAAAATTATGGGTTATGCTAAGGGTAAAATTCGCCCTGGAAGGTATCTTGTAAAATATGGTTTGAGCAATTATAAAATAATTGCAAAACTTCGCTCAGGCCAGCAAGATCCAGTGCAATTAAAAATCAATAATGTAAGAGACATTACTCAATTGTGCAGTAAATTAAGCAATTATATTTCTCTGGACTCAACGACACTTCTTAACAAACTTAGTGACAGCCTTTATCTCCATTCTATAGGCTATACAAAAGAAGACATTCTTTGTTTATTTATACCAAATACTTATGAAATGTACTGGAATATATCATTTGATAATTTCATAAAGAGAATGATTACAGAAAATGAAAAATTCTGGTCAAAGGAGAATAGAAAGTCAAAAGCAGCGGAGAGAAATTTGAAACCCAATGAAGTTTACACGCTTGCTTCCATTGTAGAAAAAGAAACCACAAATGCTGATGAAAAGCCGACCATTGCGGGCGTTTACTTAAATCGTTTAAAAATAGGAATGAAACTTCAAGCAGATCCAACCGTTGTTTTTGCGCTTGGGGTATCTGGAATTCAAAGAGTTCTGCTGGAACATTTAAGTTTTAAATCCCCATTTAATACTTACCAGATTGAGGGACTTCCTCCAGGACCCATTTATATGCCTTCAGTAAATAGCATTGATGCGGTATTAAACTCTGAAAAACACGATTATATATTTTTCTGTGCAAAACCCGGTTATGATGGTAGTCATTTGTTTGCAACTGGAATTGATCAGCATTATCAGAATGCAAGAATTTATCAAAAATGGCTGAATGCTGAAAAAATCAGATAA